The Phragmites australis chromosome 13, lpPhrAust1.1, whole genome shotgun sequence DNA window cAGTTTTCTCCTCATGTTTCCTATACATGTTAATCTGGTGGTACCTTGAATatgcatctaagaagcttaagAGACCGCAGCCAgcggttgagtcaacaagctggtcgatccggggtagagggaagagatctttcgggcataccttgttgaggtcggttaAATTgatgcacatcctccacttaccgtTGTGTTttcggaccatgactgggttagtcGGCCACTCTGAGTATTGTATTTCTCGCACAAAGCCTACTTCTCAGAGCTTGTCAATCTTctcacgaagtgcttccttttggTCGGTTGTGAACCGACACACTTTTTTGTTTGACTGGTCACACGTCAGgttgtattgacaatttgtgctcgatcacgtccctTGGGACTCTATGCATATCAAACGGACTTTATGAAAAACGTCCGCTTTTGTTCGGAGGAAAATGATGAGCGTGAATTCCTATTTAGGTCCCAGACTGGCCCCTCTATCTGGACCATCCTGGTCGAGTCAGAGTCGTCAAACATACTACTTTGAGTCGCTCGTCCTAGCTGGCGGCGACGTGAACCTTCATCGTGTAGTGACTAGGCGTAGCACTCTCCGGTTGTCACCTGAGAGTTAGCTTGACCATGTTGAGACTCTTCTTGTCGCAGTGTAGGGTCGTCTTTATGCTGCCAAAGATGGCGATTGCCCTGGTCAGATCAGGGATCTTGATCGCCTGATATGCGTAGTGAGCGATGGCCATCGTTGGTCGCCCTAGGATCATTTATAAGCAGTTCCGAAGTTCGTCACATCAAACTGGATCTTTTCGATCATGAAGTTACTTGACGAGCCAAAATTGACGAGCAGCTCGATCCGCCCCAAGGGCTTAGCTGAAGAGCCCAGTGTAATCTCGAAGAAGAGGTAGATGGTTTCAACGCGCTCCTTGGGGTTTGTAGGGCGTCTAGCGCgccggcgaagaggaggttgatagAGCTCCCTCTATCGATCAACACGCGACTCAGTTGGATGTTCTGAATGGTGGGTTCGACCACAATAGGATAGCGGTCAGGTCGCTTGACACTCGTGGAGTGGTTATCCTGACTGAAGGTAAGGGGCACCTTCGACCACTTCAAACGCGGGCTTAGGCCTGGCGTGCTCGTCCACACTTCCCGGATCACCGATTTGTATTCCCTGTTCAAGGAATATGTCCTAGCGCCCCCGAAGATATGCTGGATCATGTGATCGACCTGCTAGTACCCTAGTGCCAACTGGTCGAGGTTGGCCTCATCCTTACCATCCTCGTCGTGTCTTGATTTACGCTCTCCAAGCTACTTATCAATGATGCCCGCACAACCTTACACTTGGTCAAGTCGTGAGCATCTGTGCGGTGGATCGGACAGTAGCCATGACCCTTCTTTCCCTCTTTTTTCTCGAAGCACCGGTGTGGTTGGCCGGTCTGCTCGACTGCCATGACGTTGGACGGTCCTTCCTTGCatttgtttctccttttctcCTTCCGACCGACCTCTTTGGGGGAGGCAGGCTGGTCGGAGGTTGACCGTGACCTAGCGTCAATCTGACGCTCTCGGGCCTTAGCGGTCTGTACGCACTTGTCTGTGAGCTCGGTAGTGCTTCGGATTTGCTTTGTGGCTAGCTTCTTgaccatcttttggtctctAACCCCTCTCTTGAGTGCTATGATCACGGATTCAcctgtgatctttggaatggtgttttGGCGTTCGATGAAGTGCCGGATGAAGTCTCACAATGACTCACCTTGTCGCTGCCTGACCTGGTACAGGTCGTTCTCGACCCCGGGTCGGGCATAGGTTCTTTAGAAGTTGGCGACAAACTGGTTGCACAGATCCTCACAGGAGTGAACTGACTCACATGGGAGGTTTATAAGTTAGGACCGAGCTGAACATGTCAAGGCGGTCGAGAAGTAGTTGGCATGACTTTCCTATGTCCTCTCgtggcctgcaccatggtggtgtagatctgcaggaaCTTCTCGGGGTTAGTTGAGGTATCATACTTGTCCGACCAGCGCACCTTTCGCAGCTAGGCTGATAGGGCGTTGCACCTCATTCTGTAACGGGGAGTCACCTGCTGATGGGCGATGGCGCGTGTTCGGGGAGAGAGATGACGCTCACGTGGTCCTGGGGATGGGATGGAGGAATCAGACGCCTCCCTATGTAGGGGAGGTGAGTGATAGGACTGCTTGCTCTTTTCTTGTTCTCGTCGGGTGcggtcctcctcctcttgggtgGCTACCTGGCTCTGGATCACGCCGCGGAGGTCGCGTTGGTGCAGAGAGTCGCGCAAGTCAGAGGGTTGGCTATCCTGACACAGCAAAGGTCTCCGAGCGCTCCCCGTTACCGAGGGAGGACGAGATCTTTCTTACCGTAAGGCCTGCTACGAGTCTTGGCGATCGCTCCCTTCACCAGTCCTAGCAACGGACGTGATGTTTGCTGCCACAATTTGGCGTCGGACGGTCTCAACCAAGAGGGCGAGATTACGCACCCATTGCGCTACTGGCGAACCCTCCGGTACTGCTACCGGTGAgtggctaagaagcattcgCACAGTCTGCAGATTCTGTGCAAgcgtcatggcctcatagtcgagcTGCCGAGTGCGGAGTGACGACACATCATGAGGGGGGAGCCCCTGACATTTGTGCGGCGGGACGGTTTTGGTGACGATGCTGCCAAAGACCGTGTCCTCTGTGGCAACTCCTCCGGGTGACGATGTGGTGGTTGGGGCTATGTCAGAGCGTCCCTGTGTCCAGCGCCGGTCTAGTTCCCTTCTAGGCGTGTGGCCTGGGGATCATTGCTAGCACCCGGAACACAGGAGCCTCCTCTACCCCCCCTCCTCCGTTGAATGAACTATCATGCAAACTTCCCGTTGAACCTCGGAGTCTTCGAACTCCGATTCAGTGTCCCATTCCTGGAGCACACCGAACTCATCTAGTTCGTATCCCATGACGAATACCTCGCGGTGACCGGATTTCTCAgaacgggactcagcggttgccatggattcggccatgggtagcccaatttAATCTTCAACACCTACCGAAACGCAAAAACGTGCCCCCTACCTAGCACAGCAACTATCGAGTGTTAGTTCCtaacaatgattccggggtataCCGGTCGAGGGAAGCGTGAACAACGCTTGCGGTGTacgtgtgtttgtgtgtgtgatgAACTCACGAACACATGAGTTATCCAGATTCAGGCCTCCTGAAGTATAAGAGTTCTAAGTCATGTGTATTTGGTTATGAGTGTTTTTCAACTGGTTATAGATCAGTCTCTCAGACTTATCCTTATTCATTTTTCTACAAATCGGGTCCtcatctctttatatactagagaggaGAACTTATAAGTGAGTCCCGTTTATCAGATCTATGTCtggctagatattctactcttggatCATCATTATGGAAAATTAGGTGATCCCAACTTGCTCTGAGAGCTCCACGTGCCCGTCCCATCAGTGGAACGCCTCCCTTTGTGCACCCCAGACGCTCGACATGTCCCATTGTCGTGTGCCGCAAGATCGTCTGTCAAACCGTCTCGTCCTGTCCCTGCGCTCCGCAAGATGACCTGCAAAATCGTTCACTTGTCTGGTCGTCCTGCAGACCCTGTCATGTCTGTCGTGCGGCACCACGTCGGCACGCAAAGTctcatcccgtagcatttaatgctatgggacggggcAATGCCCAACTATGCCATCCATGACTTTGCTCACCGGATGGGGTGCTTGGGAGagaaaaaacacttgagtagacgATAATAAATGCGATTAGACGGGTTAGGTAAGGACTGGCCGTGTCATAGAAAAGACTGGTCGTGGGATCGCACAATATCTCAAGGAGACTAGTCGCGGGATTGCATAATAACATAAGGAGGCTGGTCGCACAAGTCTTACCCTGGTTGTGTGAGTCACTACCTGATCGTGCAATGAGCCACGAGTCAGGTAATATCTCTTGCTAGCTGTCATATGTCTCGTGGGTCCTGTCAGTTAGGATACCCCTCACCCAATACTCGAAGTACACAAGCCAGTACTATCTACTACTTAAGTGGATGATATCTGTAGCTTATAGCTTCCTGAAGCTTTTCTTGAAGCATTTTCAGGTGCCTTCCAAAGCATGATTCCATTTCTTTGATTTCCATGTACCTTCGTATCTGTTAACATTTTTACTTAACAATACAGGCTTTAGTGCTCACTGGAAAGAGTTCCCGATATTTGTATTTCATACCACTAATTCGCAGAATGTGTGGCACTGGTGCCTATATGTTGTTCTGAAGTATGAGGATAGCATTGTTGTTATGATAAACTATAGGTTTTGGATTGGTCTACTACTTTATTTAGTACAATGCggcaaaaaaattataatatgtTTGTGCTTTCGCAGCTATTTATGTTTGGGGATTCTATCTTTATGATAGCTGGTACAGAACAGCCCCCTCCCCCTGAACGTGTACTTACCAAGCCATCTTATCCTTAATAATCTAGCATCATGATATTGCGGTATTTGGTAGTTCTGAAATTTAGTTATGCTGTGTGTGTGAGCTACCGTGTAACACATCCTTGGTGAGGTTCATAGTTCATCTTCAAGCTGGAAACCGCCATATTTTCATCGTTTGCTCTAATCAGGAGGCTGTTATACTTTTGGTTGGTGGCATTTTTGGAACCTTTTTATCTGTGTATTGCTCGTTGTTTAGGATAATGAGAGTTCAAAACTCtgctttatatattttattgattGTTGTGCCCTTTATCATAATACCATTTCTGTTTGATCCAGGAAACATGTCTGGGATAACTACTGCTTGGCACATCATAACGAGAAGTTGATAGATGACGGTTCTGCACTCACATCTTATGGCGTTCGTAATAACTCCAAGGTAGTTCTTCCGATAAGAATAACATAGCTCCTACATGTATTTTTACGGAAAATGTTGGTGTTCATTCCTGAAAAAAAGACCAAATAAGGTGGCCAGTGACAACAAGAGCATTCCACTTGCTTCTCTCAGGTAGTAACCAAACATCAACTGATTATAACTGTTTGAATTTGACCTTATCTCTGCTCTGTTGATCTAGGTCTGTTTCTCGCCACACATCATGTCCAGAGTGTATCGAAAGCACTCTAGAAGAAGGAAACACCGCTTCTTCCATGGCCTTAGCAGGAAATTGTGATCCCACCTCATGGTTTTAAAGCTACAGGAACCCGTAAAACCGGTGTCAAGGCATGATCGGTATCATCATGTTCTCACTGGAAGCAGCGTGGTCACTTCAGATATGAAGAGTGCTCCAAGCTTTAACTATGTGGACAAACAGGAAGCGTATTTTGTGGAAGCTACGTCTTGTGCGCATGTCATACATGTTTTCTTATTTCAGAACCGCTGCAGTCGTGTAAGTAAGGGGGAATTGTAGCAATATCTCACTGTTTCAATTGAACCGTGTGGTTTTGTAAGTCATATGTCTGACTTAGGTTCAGACATTTCAGTTTTCATTACCAAGTAACCAACGTAAGACAATCTGCAATGCATAAGCAACTGATACAAACATACACTTGTAACCAAATAAGAGCATTTCCAAAGGAAATACGAGCTAACAGTTCAACAAAAGTGGTCCCAGGGCTTCATTCCTGAACGGCTGAAATGAGAAAGTAGCAGTGGTAGAGACATTACTCCTGCTGAAACTACAAGACACAAACAGGAGAGAAGTCTCAAGTCTCAACGGCGGAGCAGCAACCAACCAAGGATGCAGCGGGCAGACAGAAAGATGCCAACTCCATTTTCGGGAAGCCACAAAAGCGAGAGACAAGTTTGACGCAACTGTGCTCCTGCCCCCAAACACATTAGAACAGCCAGTCCACTAAGCTCACTGCACCACACTGTTGTACTAACTGTTAGCATGCATGCGGATGCAGTGCACTACACCACTTGAGGACCACACTACAGCCCGGCAACGGCAACATGCATGCTGATGCAGTGCAGCTGCACCTGCAAACTCCCTATCTAAATAGTACTACTAGAGATCTCTCCAAATGCTAGTATCATGTATCATCTTTCAACATGCTTCTATATATGCTTCTAACAGGCAGCTAGGACAAGGACAGCAGTACTACAACTACGACTACTCTCATCAGAGTTCAGAGACATGAGGACATTGTTTGTTCCAATGAAGTGCTAGCTGATCACATGGTCCCTGCGGGATAAGGGGAGCACCAGGAGTTGAGGGTGAGCTCCAGGGATGCCCCCGCTGCTGGTGGTGCTTCTTGGCTGTTGCCGTAAAAGCTGTGCTGCTCTTGCAGCTGCTGCAGCATATGGTGTTGCTGGATTGTAACGGTAGTAGTAGTAGTGGCAGTTGTGGCAGCAGTAGCAGCGGCCGCACCCCAGCACGGGAGGTTGGGCAGGTAGTAGCTGCTGCCGCCGCGGATGGCTTCGTCTGGGTCGGCGAgccgcgggcgcgggcggctgGCGTCGCCCGTGGGGAAGAGCGGGAGCGTCTCGGGCGCCCGCGCCGTCGTCGCTGCCGCACTCTGATCTGACGACGAGAAGTATGCCCACGGCGCCGGCGACGCGGTGCCGGTGCTGCGTTGGTGACTACCCGTGCTCCTCACGCCCATGTAGTCCTGTGCGCACCCAACAATGTAGCGACACATGTAGGAACGTGCCGACGAGTGTAACTGTGAACAAGCAAAAGTACCTGGAGGAAGCACGTCTCGGTGGCCATGGCAGTGTTGTTCCAATCGGCACTTGTGTCCACCTGCATAGCCGCGGCGCTGCCATTGCCGTTGTACAGGCCGGCAGGGGAGGGAGACGACATGCCTGATATATGCCATGCACGCGAGTATGTCACGATAACCATTTGCAATCAAGTTTGGAATAGCTGCTAATTAAACCATGAAGACCAAAGCGATCCATACCTGAAGGCGACAGCGAGAGGGCGCCGAGGTGGTTGACgtcggcaacggcggcggcggaggtgttGACGTCGAGGTTGGTGAGCCGCCTCTTCTGGCGCTCCCGCGCCTTGTGGTTCTGGAACCAGTAGAAGACGTTCTTGCCCTCGATCTTGCCGTGCTGGCGCAGCATGGCGGTGATGCGCTGGATCTGCTCCGAGTTGGGCGACCGGATGCCGCAGCCATAGTAGAGCTCCTTCAATATCTTGATCTGCTCCGGCGTCGGCGTCCACCGCGACCCGGACGGCCGGCACACGGCCCCGCTGCCgccacttcctcctcctcccatacCGCCACCACTCCTGCCGCCCACATTGGCCGCcgtgccttctcctcctccactgaTCTGCCTCTGTTGCTGCATTGTTCCTGCCTGCGGTGTGGCTGTGATCTATggcaagaaggaggaggaagggttTGGCTTTGGCTTTGGCTTTGGCTTGGGGTTGGAGGAGAGGCATGAGGAGCAGAGGAGGGTATATAAGGAGAAGGGGGCATGCAGCTAGGGGCTAGGAGCTAGGAGCATGCGGTAGGAGTGTAGGTGGTAGGGTGATATAGGTTGGGGCTGAGAGGATCATGGGATATCTTTTGGAGAGGGACAAGTGAAGTTGACACACGAGGGAGCTTGGGCTTATAGAAGTACAGAGAGAGAgctcagggagagagagagagctcagcTGGGCAGGAGCAGGACGAGCATGGGTATGCAGAGGGTGTAGAAGGCCAGGGTCCCCTTAATGGCAActgcttcctcctcatcctaGCTTGGGTAGCCAGGCCACTCTTCCAGCCAATGCAAAGGCTTAAGGCTACCCATGCAAGTGTGCAACTATACCATACCACTGGTGCTGCATACTGCATGGATCGAGCTGGGTTTGGGGCAAACCATGAGTGTGTGATCGATGTGAGAGTTGATGTGGGTCTTGAATCTTGTCTGCTTCGTCTGAACAATAATGTCCAGTTGTTGGTCAGATTgactggatttttttttttggggccTTCTGCCGTGAAAACCCCAGATACTATACCattcggatttttttttctatgtgtTTGCAAAGATCCTGAGATTGTTATGTTACAACACAAAATGGACTACTCAGGATTAAAGAATTCTAGGGATGGACGCCAAATAAATCAATTATGTTTGTAACAGGATAATCAACAATCATGCATAATTAACATAATGAATTAAGTGAAAAAACAGCTACAAGGTGGGAAGTGAAAAAGGCACGGGGCAAACCGGCCCACTCTGAATTTCACTATTATCAAACAGTAGGTAATCTTTTCTAGCATTTTAGAAGCGTATCACGGAGAATAAACCCATCATCAAATTTGGTATTATTGGGTAACAACTACCGTGTATAGCGGCAGGAGCCTCCCTTAGCATTTAGCGTTATAACGTGATTTATTGGCTGATAAAGATTAAAATATATCATGAATATTTACCTACGTTACTATAATTTTGTATAATCAGATTTACTAATCAACACATAAAAGCACAGTGATAAACTATGAGATATATAGTAGCAAAGGAAACATTAACAATAAAAGTAGACAAATATGGTTTATTGGTCTTTTAAGCTCAACTTCACCAAAATAACAATTCACCAACTCAAAGTCTCACAAACAAGGTAGATAGCAAGCACTAAATAATTAAGTATATAAGTTGCAATCCATGTCCCACAAATATCAAGCATTTGATTCACTACCTCCTGATTCAGGGGATAAGCTCTTGGCAACTCCATCTCAAtatattcttcttcatcctcagaACTCGGAAGAAAATGAGGATGAGGACTGTAATTCTTCCTCCTCAATTTAAATaagtttctttcttctctttgctTGGCTGGAACTAGAAGATGCAGTATTACGTGCTGCCATtgcccttctttttcttgttggatgtgCAATAGGTGCCACATGTGCAAGTTCAGCCTCTTAATCAGGTTCTTTTTCTTGTGTTCCTCCTTCTTGTTGTTTGTACACTCATTCATTGTTTATATCCTTGATAATTTCCACACTATTGATCTTGACAGGGTCTCTgttcttgtctttttttttttcttttcaagcaGCCTTGAATTGAATCTACCCAAACACAACTTAACATATATCGATTTTTGGCGGCAAGGCGATATATCGCTATAATCAGCGATAAATCAACTAAAAAAGTGAATTGTGATATTCTTATATTCTTTCGGTGCCAGTCATTATTTTTGACGCTATAGCGTCGTATTGCCGCTATTTGCAAGCTTGACTACCACCCTTAACAAGAGTTAACAAGATGTGACTAAAATAAgctaaagcaaaaaaaaaaaggatgttTATGTCCACTTTGGTTGTCAGCTGCAAATTACTAACCCAAAAATTGGGTGAAACTTGGTACTAGGAACGTAGCTCAATGAGTGCCCAACAAGACGTATCAAAATTTCTGCTCAATCCAACTGCATTTGACTAAAAAACAGCTCAATTATTCAAGCTTCAATCCCAGGACGCCCAGCAATATCTAGTAATTAAGAAGTTGATAGGAGTTGTGAATGATCAAAGAAGGAGGATCAATCGCGCGCATGTTTTTAGCCAGATTAACTGCATGCTCATTCTTAAATCCTTGTTCATCTTTTACTCCCTCGGGAACATGAGGATATTCTGTCATGATTGCTTCATGGACAGATGAACTCGTAGGTACGCGCGGCAGCAATAGCATGCATGCGTCCAGCATTCCGCGCTCACTGAACTGACCGCGAGCTACCAGCAACACTTTTTTCAGTACCAAGGCATACGATACATCGACCCGAGAATTTATGCGCAATTGTGGTCGAACTATATGCAACTATATATGCATCTCTGGTTTAATTCCTTGCTCTTTGATCTTCATCCCTATATTATTGTCTGATCAATTTTGGGCGAATTGGTGATCATCCCATGTACATCTTACTTACACTAGCGGAGTTCTTTAGGACCCGTTCGGAACGCCAGAATTTCGTAGGATTCCTATGGAATTACTACCGATTCATACGGAATTCCGGCGTTTCAAATGGAACTAAATCATACAGAGACGTGGAACACAAGACCTCCTATATCCATATGAGCTTGAACGAATTTCCAACGAAATTTCAGACTCTCCAGTACGGCACAGAATAAACCTTTTCCTGCCTAGTCAAGTAGCCAGCATATGAGCCGCCCCTGCACAGTGGTATCATTCATATCACACAGTACTCCCACAGTACTACGCCAGAACCTAGCGATCAGCTAGGTTAGGTTGCCTAGCATTTAACTCAAACTTGATCTTTGAGCAGATCACGAGAACACCACATCACTATGCATGAAGAACAACGACAGAATGGGAAACATCTTGTCAGTCAAGAGAAGCATGCATGTAGCTAGACTCAAATCAGAACAGGAGATCTCACTCTAATGGCCTTTTTCATACAGAATTATTGTGTCTGTAACAAGCATATATCTAGGGTACACCCGTACATGTATGCGTAGTGTGGGGAGCGTATCTGCTGAAAACAGGCTAAATATTGGAAATTCTGCAAGCTTGTCAAAAATCACTGGtacaagtttaaaaaaaaatcactttgcAAAgttttcaatatttaacatgtTTTCAGCAGATAAGGTGTGGCTAACTACTCAATTTGCATGACAGACAAATGCATTACAGGTGACTGTACTTCACACAGGACAGAGAACACATGCAGTGCAGGCGGGGCCCCTTGTGATATCTTCTCAGCGATGCAATTTTGGTCTCCCGGCCAGCTCTCCCTCTAGCTAGGAACTGAAAAGAGGAGCATGATGGCCTTGTAGAAACTTGTCTCTCTCGCTTTACCCTTTCTCCCCTGCCCCTATCTGCCCCTAAAGAACTTAGGTCCTTCCAATTAAGTGCCTGTTCCTTAGGTCTGCTCATTAGCTGCTCTCTTGTAgtccatgagagagagagagagaatgcaTTGACTGTTTGTGCAATATGCAGCAAGGTAGCATGTGTAAACTTCAGTTAGGCCATCAAGTGTTTCTTGTTTTGTATGATAGGGAGATGAGTGCAGAACATCCCTGTGGCCACACATAGAATGCTGGACTGAAGGCACAGGCAAAGGGTCACCACTGCTGCAACACCCAACACTGGACAGAAAGGGACTGGAGTGGAGAGCAGTTGCTATCAGCTGCCCAGCTGGGTTGTACAAGTCTAgctgcaggttaacagaagttGAAAGGTACCTCCACTACTACTAGAGGAGTGACACAAAAGAAAGAGGATCAAAAGCTGAGGACTGAGGAGAGCAGCCAGCACAAGCAACGCAAACGAGTTGGAGAGCCATAATTAAGAGAAGTTTCTAATTCTGGGATGCTGGGGTTTAGAGCTGCAGGTCTTTGTCAGGAAAACTAATGATGCCCTTCAGCAACCCCAAGTCCCCAACTTGAAAGAACATATCATAAAGGGCCCCGCCCCAAGTCCCCAACTTGAAAGAACTCTTGCTCGATAGCTCCGAATTGAATGAATCGATTTTATGGCTACTGTAGAAGGCATTATATATTCTCTCCTAACAGTGAGTATGAACTCTACCTACCAAGACATGAATGGTGTAATGGCCTTTTTTTTCCCAAAGGAAgaaattatattaaaattttggGCACAATACATCTCATTTCACAAAGAGAACCCTGAATAACAAGAAAGATAGAAAGGTATCACATCCAGGTCCTTCCACAGTCTTCTTCTCCGGTGACCCTTGTCGGTGTCGACGTTAGCCCAGACGAATATAGCCTTGCCGACCAATGAAGCCAGAGAACCATCCTTGTGCGGAAACCGTCGAGCAACCCCAAATATTGGGCACGTAGCAGACATGAATGGTGTAATGGCCCAATTTTTCGTCTTCAATGAAAAAGGATTGTACAAAAGTTATAATAAAAGACCAAATTTCAACCTTCAACTATAACTTTAGTCCGTATTTCACCGGGTAACTCCAAAACAATCTAAAACACACCCGTAAACAATCAAAACCGTTTAAAAACACAGCCATCAACTTGTTTTAGATGGGCTTGCCTTAAGGTGCCATCTAGCTAGGTGTCCAAATATTATCAATACGGTGTTatatacactactacaaaaaaatCCTATCACTGTTGAGGACTATCACTACCTATTactcgactatcactaccggcctAAGGAACCTGTAGTGAAGAAGGTTATCACTGACAGCTCAAGAAACCAACAATGATGCTCtaggtatcactgctggctagTGATTTCGATCGGTAGTGATATATgtggaatcactgccggctgaatccttgaggcggcagtgttttgcctctcctctctttctttccaACCTCTTTGTCCTCtcatctctccgtctctctctccctctcaatacatgcatataatgagacacatatttaatgtaaatcaataataaaggcactttcattaatacatagtaattgatgtccttcattaatatatagtaattaatgttCTTCATTAATATGATGtcatttggtgatatatatgtcGTCTAACTCACTGGTAGACTTCTTCCTTATTGCATagtctctactagaaggtatgatGTCATCTCAAGGTCTCTCATGTGTCGACAACACAATCGATTCATGAAACTTGCCGTTTGGGTTAATAACATGTTCGATGAAGAATCCAACGATCTATTCTTGAATAGCATATATTTTCGCAGGGAATATCGCACTTATGTGTTGTTTGAAGTGCCGCATTTGAAGAATACAAAGAAATAATCCTTGAACAcatatagaaattaaaaaaaaacatcggtatgtaatttcatacctcaacatcattaaaccTGACCACGTCTCTATCTTCGCTGAATACATGCaaga harbors:
- the LOC133889622 gene encoding WUSCHEL-related homeobox 1-like, giving the protein MQQQRQISGGGEGTAANVGGRSGGGMGGGGSGGSGAVCRPSGSRWTPTPEQIKILKELYYGCGIRSPNSEQIQRITAMLRQHGKIEGKNVFYWFQNHKARERQKRRLTNLDVNTSAAAVADVNHLGALSLSPSGMDRFGLHGMSSPSPAGLYNGNGSAAAMQVDTSADWNNTAMATETCFLQDYMGVRSTGSHQRSTGTASPAPWAYFSSSDQSAAATTARAPETLPLFPTGDASRPRPRLADPDEAIRGGSSYYLPNLPCWGAAAATAATTATTTTTVTIQQHHMLQQLQEQHSFYGNSQEAPPAAGASLELTLNSWCSPYPAGTM